In a genomic window of Rhopalosiphum maidis isolate BTI-1 chromosome 4, ASM367621v3, whole genome shotgun sequence:
- the LOC113548696 gene encoding probable ATP-dependent RNA helicase Dbp73D yields the protein MDASIPASDFTLIDTHGFKKNKKVKRVLPDWLAKPTIVSVDLKHLEVPIDGIPELDQALVQKLKNKGCTHFFPVQNQLVPWIIKTQKHWNYRWLRDVCISAPTGSGKTLSYVLPIIQTLKTFSRHQLRALIVLPTKDLAVQVFKVFLYYIKNAFNLRVLLLESKNMTLEKEKERILKYDSGVGWIDLVDIIVTTPGRLVDHLYYTEGFSLKNLRFLVLDEADSFTNILQNEWLCKVNDSLAYNGPTICTLNTLIKSPQRTQRLLFSATLTQDPEKLKFLKLFEPKLFTSIIKRKNTQLSTDTTVTDEPVRGDFVGKYTTPNELKEYMVLCPEENKPLTLYHLIRSKGLKRVICFVKSKLEVHRLTRLLCKLSEFDENNSPLRVNEISSDVSQKAHSGYIKQFSDGKIDILICTDSLARGIDIERISCVILYNVPKYPKNYIHRIGRTARAGHKGKAITFVTPEHKELFENILSSAGKTSLKNMKVKISDLEQYEQMYIDALKAVKTESTQKPKTVSKRRLRKKNKQPKK from the exons ATGGACGCTTCGATACCAGCATCAGACTTTACATTAATAGATACACACGGattcaagaaaaataaaaag GTTAAACGTGTTCTACCAGACTGGCTCGCCAAACCTACTATTGTATCGGTTGATTTAAAACACCTAGAAGTGCCGATTGACGGCATTCCAGAGTTGGACCAAGCTttagttcaaaaattaaaaaataaaggatGCACACATTTTTTCCCAG TTCAAAATCAACTAGTACCATGGATAATTAAGACACAAAAACATTGGAACTATAGATGGCTCAGAGATGTGTGTATTTCAGCACCGACTGGCAGTGGAAAAACTCTCTCTTATGTTCTTCCTATTATTCAG acATTAAAAACATTCTCTAGACATCAACTCCGTGCTCTCATTGTATTGCCAACCAAAGACTTAGCTGTCCAAGtattcaaagtatttttatattatataaaaaatgcatttaatttgAGGGTGCTTCTTTTAGAATCCAAAAATATGACtttagaaaaagaaaaagaaaggATCTTGAAATATG aTAGCGGTGTTGGATGGATAGACCTTGTAGATATCATAGTGACTACTCCAGGAAGACTAGTTgatcatttatattacactGAGGGATTTTCTCTAAAAAACCTCAGGTTTCTTGTTTTGGACGAAGCTGACAGTTTTACCAATATTTTGCAAAATGAGTGGCTATGTAAAGTTAACGATAGCTTag caTACAATGGACCTACAATATGTACGTTAAATACCTTAATCAAGTCGCCACAAAGAACACAGAGGTTATTATTTTCAGCAACACTCACTCAAGATCCTGAAAAGTTAAAGTTTCTTAAACTCTTTgaaccaaaattatttacatcaattataaaaaggaaaaacaCACAATTGTCTACag atACAACGGTCACAGACGAACCAGTACGAGGTGACTTTGTAGGAAAATACACAACACCCAATGAACTCAAAGAATACATGGTGTTGTGTCCAGAAGAAAATAAACCTTTAACACTATATCATTTGATAAGAAGTAAAGGTTTGAAAAGGGTAATTTGTTTTGTCAAATCAAAACTAGAAGTGCATCGTTTAACTCGACTTTTATGTAAACTCAGtgaatttgatgaaaataattcacCGTTAAGAGTTAATGAAATTTCTTCTGATGTATCTCAAAAAGCTCATTCtggttatattaaacaattttcagaTGGAAAAATTGATAT ATTAATTTGCACAGATTCATTAGCTCGAGGCATAGATATTGAACGAATATCTTGTGTCATTTTGTACAATGTTccaaaatatccaaaaaacTATATTCATAGAATTGGTAGAACAGCGCGTGCTGGCCATAAAGGGAAAGCTATTACATTTGTCACTCCAGAACAT AAAGAActgtttgaaaacattttaagttctgCGGGTAAAACTAGTCTGAAGAATATGAAAGTTAAAATTTCTGACTTGGAACAATATGAACAAATGTACATAGATGCATTAAAAGCTGTAAAAACTGAATCGACT CAAAAACCAAAAACTGTTAGCAAAAGAAGATTGAGGAAGAAGAACAAACAACCTAAAAAGTAA